One stretch of Chloroflexota bacterium DNA includes these proteins:
- a CDS encoding response regulator transcription factor — MKILIIEDNAEIVESVRFCFARRWPGVEVISASTGGSGLQVAKVELPDFIILDLGLPDRDGLDILPEIRSFSNAPLIILTARGDESDKVRGLELGADDYVVKPFSPSEFLSRVRAVLRRSHVPVPASDTTTSPRRRLTIDYRTQRVFIDGKPVPLAPSAYRLLYHLASNEGKLLSEQTLLENLLGKNDLAETDYIKVYITHLRDKLEIDPKKPKMIVGEPGSGYKFVSQE; from the coding sequence ATGAAAATCCTGATCATAGAAGACAACGCCGAAATTGTGGAATCCGTCCGGTTTTGCTTTGCGCGGAGATGGCCCGGGGTTGAAGTGATCTCTGCTTCCACTGGAGGGAGTGGCTTGCAGGTAGCCAAAGTAGAGTTGCCAGACTTTATCATCCTGGACCTCGGTCTGCCTGACAGGGATGGCCTCGACATACTGCCAGAAATACGCAGCTTTTCCAACGCCCCCCTCATCATTCTCACCGCAAGGGGGGACGAGTCCGATAAGGTCAGGGGACTGGAACTGGGAGCTGACGACTACGTCGTCAAGCCTTTTTCACCCAGCGAATTTCTGTCTCGGGTACGAGCCGTGCTTCGCCGTTCCCACGTGCCTGTACCGGCATCTGATACGACGACCTCGCCCCGTAGGAGGCTGACAATCGACTACCGTACCCAACGGGTGTTCATTGACGGCAAACCAGTGCCCCTAGCACCGAGTGCCTATAGGCTGCTATATCACCTGGCAAGCAACGAAGGAAAGCTTCTGTCTGAGCAAACGCTTCTGGAAAACCTGCTGGGAAAGAACGATCTAGCAGAAACCGACTATATCAAGGTATATATTACTCACCTCAGGGATAAGCTGGAGATTGACCCGAAGAAGCCAAAGATGATCGTCGGGGAGCCAGGGTCGGGCTACAAGTTCGTGAGCCAGGAATAG